GCGTTCGCGCAGCGCCGTACGGACGCCGACGCCTACACCCTCTCCCTCGACCAGGTCGCCGACCGGGCCGCCCAGGCATGGGACGTCGGCGCGGTGGAGGTGTGCATGCAGGGCGGCATCCACCCCGACCTGCCGGGGACGGCGTACTTCGACATCGCGCGGGCGGTCAAGCAGCGGGTGCCGGGCATGCACGTGCACGCCTTCTCGCCGATGGAGGTCGTCAACGGCGCCACGCGCACGGGCATGTCCGTACGGGACTGGCTGACGGCGGCCAAGGAGGCCGGCCTGGACTCGATTCCCGGGACGGCGGCGGAGATCCTGGACGACGAGGTGCGCTGGGTCCTGACCAAGGGCAAGCTGCCGACGGCGGACTGGATCGACGTGGTCACCACCGCGCACGAGCTGGGGATCCGCTCCTCGTCCACGATGATGTACGGGCATGTGGACCAGCCGCGGCACTGGCTCGGCCACTTCCGCACGCTGGCCCGCATCCAGCAGGAGACCGGCGGCTTCACGGAGTTCGTCACGCTGCCCTTCATCCACACCAACGCGCCCGTGTACCTGGCGGGCATCGCCCGGCCCGGCCCGACGGTCCGCGACAACCGGGCGGTGACGGCGATGGCCCGCCTGCTGCTGCACCCGCACATCCCCAACATCCAGACGAGCTGGGTGAAGCTGGGGGCGGAGGGTGCGGCGGAAATGCTCCGCTCGGGGGCGAACGACCTCGGCGGGACGCTGATGGAGGAGACCATCTCCCGGATGGCCGGGTCGAGTTACGGCTCGTACAAGTCGGTTCAGGACCTGGTGGCGGTCGCGGAGGCGGCGGGCCGTCCCGCGAAGCCGCGTACGACGCTGTACGGGGAGGTGCCGCAGGAGCGGCAGCGGGCGGCCCGCGCCTCGGACGGCCACCTGCCGGAACTGCTGCCGGTACTGGGACTGGACTGAAACCGGCCGGAGGGGCTGTCACGGCCGGAGGCGTTCGTATTCCGGCCGCATGCCGTACCCCCTCCGGTTTCGATCGATCCTGTCCACTACAGTGCGGATTCGCATGCTCGCGGGTACGGGTAGGGACGCCGGGCAGCGGACGGACTGGTCAGCGGGGGGCGCGGTGCCGGGGGTGGACGACGTGATCGGTACGAACGACATCACGGACGGGGGTACGAACGGCGGTGCCCCGGCACCCGGGACGGGCTCCGTCCCGGCCGGTACGGGCACCCCCGCCCCGGCCGCAGACAGCCCGGCTCCCGCCCCCGCCGGAGGCGGGACGCTCGGGCAGGGGATCGTCACCGGCCTCTGGGGGCGGGTTCAGCAGCAGGACTTCCGCAGCCGTATCCGCGGCACCCTCCTCGGCGCGGCCCTCGGCGACGCCCTCGGCGCGCCCCTCGCCGGCCTCTCCCTCGACGCCATCCGCGCCGCGCACGGCCCCGACGGCCTGACCGGCCCCGCCGCCGCGCACGGCCGCCGCGGCCGGGTCACCGCCGCCACCCAGCTCAGCCTCTTCACCGTGGACGGGCTGATACGGGCCCACGTACGCCGGGACACCGGCACCTGGCACCCGCCGACCGACGTCCACCGCGCGTACCGCCGCTGGGCGGCCACCCAGCACGACTGGGGTCCGGACGAGCGCCGCGAGGACAACGGCTGGCTCGGGCGGGAGGAGTGGCTCTACGCCCGCCGCGACCCGGACCGCGCCTGCCTGACCGGCTTCGGCGACGACGTCCTCGCCACCCTCGACCGGCCCAAGAACCCGACCGCCCGCGGCGCGGCCGCCGCCGCCCGCTCGGCGCCCTTCGGGCTGCTGGTCGGCTGGGAGCCCGCCCTCGTCCTCCAGCTGAGCGTCGAGTGCGCCGCGCAGAGCCACGGGCATCCGACCGCCCACCTCTCGGCCGGCGCCCTCGCCGTGATCGTCCACGGTCTGACCCGCGGCGACTCCCTGGACGCCGCCGTCCAGCGCACCCTGGGGCTGCTGGGGGCCCGTCCCGGGCACCAGCCCGTCACCGACGCCCTCCAGCGGGCCATGTCGGCGGTCACCCAGGGCCCGCCCGGCCCCGACGCCGTGGAAGCGCTCTCCCCCGGCGACGCCGCGCCCGAGGCGCGCGACGCCACGCACGCCCTCGCCGTCGCCGTCTACTGCGCCCTCGTCGCCGAGGACGTCGCCCACGGCCTGCGCCTCGCGGTCAACCACGGCGGTGACTCCGTCTCCGCCGGCGCCCTCTGCGGGGCGCTGCTGGGCGCGCTCCACGGCGAGACGGCCCTGCCGCCCGCCTGGCTCGCCGAGCTCGAAGGCCGCGCCACGCTCCTCGAACTGTGCGACGACTTCGCCTTGGAGATGACGCAGGGGCCCACCCTCCACAGCCCCTCGGGCTCCTCCCCCGGCTGGCTCGCCCGCTACCCGCGCGGCTGACGCCGACCCACCTCGACCTGACGCACCCTCAACAACGGCGGCCGCAGACCGTACCGTGGCGTTCCCACGTCCCGGCCGCCGGAGGTGCCAGCACACATGCGGATCGCCACGACCGTCTTCCTCACCGACCGCACCGTCTCCCCCGTCCGTCTCGCCCGCAGCCTGGAGGAGCGCGGCTTCTCTGGCCTCTACCTGCCGGAACACACCCACATCCCCGTCTCCCGGGAGACCGCCGCGCCCATGGGCGGCGAACTCCCCGAGATGTACGGCCGCACCCTCGACCCCTTCGTCGCCCTCGGCCAGGCCGCCGCGGTCACCGAGCGCCTGCACCTGGGCACCGGCATCACCCTGGTCGCCCAGCACGACCCGATCGTCCTCGCGAAGCAGGTCGCGACCCTCGACCACCTCTCCGGAGGGCGCTTCACCCTGGGCGTCGGCTACGGCTGGAACGTGGAGGAGGCCGCCGACCACGGCGTCGAGTGGCGCACCCGCCGCGACCTGGTCCGCGACCGGATGGCCCTGATGCGCGCCCTGTGGGCGCCGGAGCCGGCGGCGTACGTGGGCCAGTACTGCTCCGTGCAGGCCAGCAGCGCCCATCCCAAGCCGGTCCAGGCCTCGCGCGAACTGGGCCCCGGCTCGCCGCTGCACGGCCCACGCACCCTGATCGGCGGCGCGGCCGGCCCGAAGCTGTTCGCCGCCGTCGCCGACCACGCCGACGGCTGGCTCCCGATCGGCGGCGGCGGCCTGTCCGAGTCCCTTCCGGTGCTCCGCCAGGTCTGGGAGACCGCCGGACGTGATCCGAAGTCCCTCCAGGTCGTCCCGTACGCCGTCCGCCCGACCCCGGGCAAGCTCGCCCACTACGCCGACCTCGGCATCGAGGAGGTCGTCCTCCAGCTCCCCTCGGAGCCCGAGCCGGACATCCTGCGGGCCTTGGACGACTTCGCCCGGTACCTCTGACCCGGCGACCCGGTTCACGTACAGCGGCGGGGCCCGCCCGATCGTTGCGATCGGACGGGCCCCGGTGGTTTCACTCTGCCGCGGTCCTCAGGACGTGAACCAGCCGTTCAGATCGGCGATCACGTGGACGGAGCCGGAGTTGTTGAAGAACGTCACCCGGCCGTCCACCACCGGTACGACCACCAGGTTGGAGACGGTCTGCCCGGCCGTGTAGTTGAGGTTCGACACGCCCGGCCGTCCGGTCCCGTGCGGGTGGACGATCAGATGGCCCGCGTCGGTCGGGCCGGTGACCGTGACGTTCAGGACGACCGCGGTCACCCCCGTGAGCGGTACGCCCTCGACTCCGGCCACCTGGAGGCTGACGATGCTGCCCCCGCCGACGGCTCCGGCGCGGGCGCCGGTCCCGTCACGGGTGTCGAGGAGGCGGACCGGCGCGCCGGCCGAGAACGCCGAACCGGTCGCCGCGTAGTAGCCGGTGACGTCGGCGATGAGGTCCACCGAACCGGAGTTGTTGCGCAGGTCGACCTTGCCGTTGACCACGGGGACCGTCACCAGGTTCGGCACGATCTGCCCAGGCGTGAAGTTGAGGTTCGACACCCCCGGTGCGGCCTGCCCGTTCGGGTAGACCGTGACGTGCCCGGCCTCGGTCGGCTGGACCGCGGTCACGTTCATCACCACGGCCGTCACCCCCGTCGCCGGGACGCCCTTCACACCGGCCACCTGCAAGGTGACGACGCCGCCCGGACCGACCCGCTCCTTCTTCGCACCCGTGCCGTCGCGGGTGTCGAGGAACCGTGCCGGCGTGAGGGGGTTCAGCGCGGAGCCGGCCCCGGCCTTGTCGGTGTAGTAGCCGGTGACGTCGGCGATCAGGTCCACCGAGCCGGAGTTGTTGCGCAGGTCGACCTTCCCGTTCACCACGGCCACCGTCACCAGGTTCGGCACGATCTGCCCGGGCGCGAAGTTGAGGTTCGACACCGACGGTCTGGGCTGCCCGTTCGGGTAGACCATCACGTGCCCGGCCTCGGTCGGCTGGACCGCGGTCACGTTCATCACCACGGCC
This DNA window, taken from Streptomyces sp. TN58, encodes the following:
- a CDS encoding ADP-ribosylglycohydrolase family protein, which produces MVTGLWGRVQQQDFRSRIRGTLLGAALGDALGAPLAGLSLDAIRAAHGPDGLTGPAAAHGRRGRVTAATQLSLFTVDGLIRAHVRRDTGTWHPPTDVHRAYRRWAATQHDWGPDERREDNGWLGREEWLYARRDPDRACLTGFGDDVLATLDRPKNPTARGAAAAARSAPFGLLVGWEPALVLQLSVECAAQSHGHPTAHLSAGALAVIVHGLTRGDSLDAAVQRTLGLLGARPGHQPVTDALQRAMSAVTQGPPGPDAVEALSPGDAAPEARDATHALAVAVYCALVAEDVAHGLRLAVNHGGDSVSAGALCGALLGALHGETALPPAWLAELEGRATLLELCDDFALEMTQGPTLHSPSGSSPGWLARYPRG
- a CDS encoding LLM class F420-dependent oxidoreductase, with amino-acid sequence MRIATTVFLTDRTVSPVRLARSLEERGFSGLYLPEHTHIPVSRETAAPMGGELPEMYGRTLDPFVALGQAAAVTERLHLGTGITLVAQHDPIVLAKQVATLDHLSGGRFTLGVGYGWNVEEAADHGVEWRTRRDLVRDRMALMRALWAPEPAAYVGQYCSVQASSAHPKPVQASRELGPGSPLHGPRTLIGGAAGPKLFAAVADHADGWLPIGGGGLSESLPVLRQVWETAGRDPKSLQVVPYAVRPTPGKLAHYADLGIEEVVLQLPSEPEPDILRALDDFARYL